In Scleropages formosus chromosome 20, fSclFor1.1, whole genome shotgun sequence, a single window of DNA contains:
- the LOC108925157 gene encoding protein arginine N-methyltransferase 1-like, translating into MAETADRMDVSHEDNAGKPSAEDMTSKDYYFDSYAHFGIHEEMLKDEVRTLTYRNSMFHNKHLFKDKVVLDVGSGTGILCMFAAKAGAKKVIGIDCSNISDYAVKIVKANKLDHIITIIKGKVEEVELPVEKVDIIISEWMGYCLFYESMLNTVIFARDKWLKPNGLIFPDRATLYITAIEDRQYKDYKIHWWENVHGFDMSCIKEVAIQEPLVDVVDPKQLVSTSCLIKEVDMYTVKLDDLSFSSPFCLQVKRNDYVHALVTYFNIEFTCCHKRTGFSTGPESPYTHWKQTVFYLDDYLTVKTGEEIFGTMSLRPNAKNNRDLDFTLNIDFKGQLCEVTKTAEYRMR; encoded by the exons ATGGCGGAGACTGCAGACAGGATGGAT GTATCTCATGAGGACAATGCTGGGAAGCCTTCCGCAGAGGACATGACCTCAAAGGACTACTACTTTGACTCCTACGCCCACTTTGGCATCCACGAG GAGATGCTGAAAGATGAAGTCCGCACTCTAACCTACCGGAACTCGATGTTTCACAACAAGCACTTGTTTAAAGACAAGGTGGTTTTGGATGTAGGAAGTGGCACGGGGATCCTCTGCATGTTTGCCGCCAAGGCTGGAGCCAAGAAAGTCATAGGA ATTGACTGCAGTAACATATCTGACTATGCTGTCAAGATTGTAAAGGCCAACAAGCTCGATCACA TCATAACCATCATCAAGGGcaaggtggaggaggtggagctgCCTGTGGAGAAAGTGGACATAATCATCTCGGAGTGGATGGGTTACTGCTTGTTCTACGAGTCCATGTTGAACACAGTAATCTTTGCACGTGACAAATGGCTG AAACCAAATGGCTTGATATTTCCAGACAGAGCAACATTGTACATCACAGCTATTGAGGACCGACAGTACAAAGACTACAAAATCCATT GGTGGGAGAACGTGCATGGGTTTGACATGTCCTGCATCAAGGAAGTCGCTATTCAGGAGCCTTTGGTGGATGTAGTGGACCCCAAACAGCTGGTCAGCACTTCCTGCCTTATCAAG GAGGTGGATATGTACACTGTGAAACTGGACGACTTGTCCTTTTCATCTCCCTTCTGTCTGCAAGTCAAGAGAAATGACTATGTCCACGCACTAGTTACCTACTTCAACATTGAGTTCACATGCTGCCACAAGAGGACTGGATTCTCTACTG GCCCAGAGTCTCCTTATACACATTGGAAACAGACTGTTTTTTACCTTGATGACTACCTGACTGTGAAGACTGGAGAGGAGATATTTGGCACCATGAGCCTGAGGCCTAACGCCAAGAACAAC agAGACTTGGACTTCACGTTGAACATTGACTTCAAGGGTCAGCTCTGCGAGGTCACCAAAACGGCCGAATACAGGATGCGTTAG
- the LOC108925139 gene encoding prolactin-like: MLRRAQGSKLLWSAVLLSLFVHCHCVDFGDLMDRAVQLSDKVHFLSTSLKSDLDYHLPAVGKKIPHLSLCHTSPLKTPMDKNQVLSLSESELLSLVQSLLLSWTDALLLLSSEASSLPHPSTSTIQVKAKQLRENSDTLGTGLSRLAHKMGSSSSSYIPLRYTENSLGGDDDSRLVNFHFLLSCFRRDSHKIDNFLKILRCRANKQKPDMC, encoded by the exons ATGCTCCGACGAGCCCAAGGAAGCAAACTGCTGTGGTCAG cagtgctgctgtccctCTTTGTCCACTGCCACTGCGTTGACTTCGGGGACCTGATGGACAGAGCGGTTCAGCTGTCAGACAAAGTGCATTTTCTCAGCACCTCCCTGAAAAGTGAcctg GATTATCATTTACCTGCGGTGGGAAAAAAGATCCCTCACCTGTCTCTGTGCCACACCTCACCCCTCAAAACGCCCATGGACAAGAACCAGGTGCTCAGCCTGTCG GAGTCGGAGCTGCTGTCCCTCGTTCAGTCCCTCCTTCTGTCCTGGACGGACGCCCTGCTCCTTCTCTCCTCCGAggcctcctccctcccccacccgtCCACCAGCACCATCCAAGTCAAGGCCAAGCAGCTGCGGGAGAATTCCGACACCCTGGGCACCGGACTCAGCCGGCTCGCGCACAAG ATGGGCTCTTCTTCCAGCTCCTACATCCCTCTCCGATACACCGAGAACAGCCTCGGCGGCGACGACGACTCCCGGCTTGTCAACTTCCACTTCCTCTTGTCCTGTTTCCGGAGGGACTCGCACAAAATCGACAATTTCCTCAAAATCCTCCGCTGCAGAGCCAACAAGCAGAAACCAGACATGTGCTAA